In Prevotella sp. oral taxon 475, one DNA window encodes the following:
- a CDS encoding DUF4886 domain-containing protein, translating into MQRKRFAISSCGLAFSLSLVFVLCVQVAFAGKPLKLLAIGNSFSEDAIEQNLFELAAATGHRMVIGNMYIGGCSLERHCDNARNDKPDYNYRKIGIDGKMTRTANYTLDKALRDEQWDYVSLQQVSQLSGVYSSFQPYLDSLIAYVRARVPATTKLIWHVTWAYAQNSTHGGFANYDCNQGKMYHAIVEGAQRLKKENTHFSLFVPVGTAIQNARTSFVGDHLNRDGFHLDLVLGRYTAACTWFECLFKTNVVGNKFAPKGLSVAQKEVAQWSAHLAIERPFECSPINIGNIATPVSASTFK; encoded by the coding sequence ATGCAGAGGAAACGTTTTGCAATAAGTAGTTGCGGACTAGCTTTCAGCCTGTCGTTGGTGTTCGTATTGTGTGTTCAAGTGGCCTTTGCAGGTAAGCCTTTGAAGTTGTTGGCCATTGGAAACAGTTTCTCGGAAGATGCCATTGAACAGAACCTCTTTGAGTTAGCAGCAGCCACGGGGCACCGGATGGTGATCGGTAACATGTATATTGGCGGTTGTTCGTTAGAAAGACATTGCGACAATGCACGTAATGACAAGCCCGACTACAACTATCGCAAGATAGGAATAGACGGAAAAATGACTCGTACAGCCAACTATACGCTCGACAAGGCCTTACGCGACGAACAATGGGATTACGTTAGTTTGCAACAGGTTAGTCAGCTTTCGGGCGTGTACAGTAGCTTCCAGCCCTATTTAGACAGTCTTATCGCTTACGTTCGGGCACGTGTTCCCGCCACGACTAAGCTGATTTGGCACGTTACTTGGGCCTATGCGCAGAACTCAACACATGGCGGATTTGCCAACTACGACTGCAATCAGGGCAAGATGTATCATGCTATTGTTGAAGGTGCGCAACGTTTAAAGAAAGAAAACACCCACTTTAGTCTCTTTGTTCCCGTGGGTACAGCCATTCAAAACGCCCGTACTTCGTTCGTTGGCGACCATCTTAACCGCGACGGTTTCCATCTCGACCTGGTGCTGGGACGTTATACCGCAGCCTGTACATGGTTCGAATGTCTGTTTAAAACGAATGTTGTGGGTAACAAATTTGCGCCGAAAGGGTTGAGCGTAGCACAAAAAGAAGTGGCACAATGGTCGGCTCACCTTGCCATAGAGCGACCTTTCGAATGTTCGCCAATAAACATTGGCAACATCGCCACACCTGTTTCGGCATCGACTTTCAAATGA
- a CDS encoding C10 family peptidase — protein MIKFLFSFFLFGLTIPVSGVEKTQQYWYRSLLPEIKTEVKPLLQTAWGQNAPYNLLCPQAPGSSVHCKTGCVATAMAQVMKFYAYPEAGKGQISYTYNGDDRRPYAVEVHFDKHQYDWTKMENVYRPLSSYPEEKRMAVAQLMADCGAAVKMQYGKWDSGAFEMDIAPAMKTHFGYDDEAVYMSSMLHEIDDSTWFTTLFKELSAGRPVIYGGITTSYLAHCFVVDGYDSEGKVHVVYGLGEYEDGFVLLKEIAFKYGQSMIVRLHPPKTSTKVERAVQEKPSAQQQIFAIDGTRSACLHRGINVVRDENKRVRKVLVK, from the coding sequence ATGATCAAATTTCTTTTCTCCTTTTTCCTCTTTGGTCTTACGATTCCTGTTTCGGGAGTCGAGAAGACGCAACAATACTGGTATCGCTCTTTGTTACCTGAAATAAAAACCGAGGTAAAGCCTCTTTTGCAAACAGCTTGGGGGCAGAACGCACCCTATAACCTCCTGTGTCCGCAGGCTCCCGGCAGCAGTGTGCATTGCAAAACAGGCTGCGTGGCAACGGCCATGGCACAGGTCATGAAGTTTTATGCTTATCCCGAAGCGGGGAAAGGGCAGATTTCGTACACTTATAATGGAGATGACCGCCGTCCGTATGCCGTTGAAGTCCACTTCGACAAACACCAATACGACTGGACGAAGATGGAGAACGTTTATCGCCCGCTCTCTTCTTATCCTGAAGAAAAGCGCATGGCGGTGGCTCAACTCATGGCCGATTGCGGCGCAGCGGTCAAGATGCAGTATGGAAAATGGGACAGTGGGGCGTTCGAAATGGATATTGCACCTGCCATGAAGACGCATTTCGGATATGATGATGAGGCTGTTTACATGTCGTCCATGCTTCATGAAATCGACGATAGTACGTGGTTCACCACGCTGTTTAAGGAGCTTTCAGCGGGCCGACCTGTGATCTATGGCGGCATAACGACGAGTTATCTCGCCCATTGCTTTGTGGTAGACGGCTACGACAGTGAGGGAAAGGTGCACGTTGTCTACGGATTGGGCGAGTATGAAGATGGATTTGTGCTGTTGAAAGAGATAGCTTTTAAATACGGACAGTCGATGATTGTGCGGTTACATCCGCCCAAAACAAGTACGAAAGTAGAACGAGCGGTGCAAGAAAAACCGTCTGCCCAGCAGCAGATTTTTGCTATTGATGGAACGCGCTCTGCCTGTTTGCACCGCGGTATCAACGTTGTGCGCGATGAAAACAAGCGTGTACGCAAAGTGCTGGTGAAGTAA
- a CDS encoding outer membrane beta-barrel protein, translating into MKARIWIIAVLAIWFGRLGAQEKVVTPFVRMGLTSGFLASRGNAGMPIGFHLGAGAQIRLLSSGRFHLQPALEIYQKGGTLEADYGGKVTIRGLYLQLPVDALLQFHPGQTTYISLGVGPYVGYGIGGTTHATPGLYFYRHIPVDRHYSTFGSEVNMRRWDTGLHVLTQVEFHRYFVGAGFQIGFLAIDKREWSNTYELGSPCALNLYAGYRF; encoded by the coding sequence ATGAAAGCAAGGATATGGATCATCGCTGTATTGGCGATATGGTTTGGGCGGTTGGGAGCACAAGAAAAGGTGGTTACGCCCTTTGTAAGGATGGGATTGACGAGTGGATTTCTCGCTTCGCGGGGTAACGCAGGTATGCCCATAGGATTTCATCTCGGGGCTGGTGCACAGATAAGGCTCCTCTCCAGCGGTCGATTCCATCTACAACCGGCTCTTGAGATTTATCAAAAAGGTGGCACATTAGAGGCTGATTATGGTGGAAAGGTCACCATCCGCGGCTTGTATCTACAACTTCCGGTAGACGCACTCTTGCAGTTTCATCCCGGACAAACCACCTATATCAGTCTCGGTGTTGGTCCTTATGTGGGTTATGGCATAGGCGGCACAACGCATGCAACACCTGGTTTGTATTTCTATCGGCACATCCCTGTGGATCGTCACTATTCTACCTTTGGTTCAGAAGTGAACATGCGTCGTTGGGATACAGGTTTGCACGTTTTGACGCAGGTGGAGTTCCATCGCTATTTTGTGGGAGCCGGCTTCCAAATCGGTTTTCTCGCCATTGATAAAAGAGAATGGAGCAACACCTACGAATTGGGTTCTCCTTGCGCGTTGAACCTCTATGCTGGCTATCGATTCTAA
- a CDS encoding Type 1 glutamine amidotransferase-like domain-containing protein, with protein MIKLFLCSYFAGVSALLPPFAGKKLEGKTVAFIPTASLHEPYKDYVKEGKQALLALGLKVKELEVGNASKEEIAQTLDESDLIYVSGGNTFFLLQELMRKEADVLLTRQIKAGKLYIGESAGAMILSPNIGYAKEMDNAEEAAPQLRNFDALCLVNFYPLPHYKSFPFEELTDNILKNHSEIPFKPITNVQVICVNGDLVTVEEALKE; from the coding sequence ATGATAAAACTATTTTTATGCTCCTATTTTGCAGGCGTATCGGCACTACTCCCACCCTTTGCTGGTAAAAAGTTAGAAGGGAAAACAGTGGCATTTATCCCCACTGCGAGCCTTCACGAGCCTTATAAAGATTATGTTAAAGAAGGAAAGCAAGCCTTGCTGGCATTAGGATTGAAGGTAAAAGAACTTGAAGTAGGCAACGCATCGAAAGAGGAAATTGCCCAAACACTGGACGAAAGTGATTTGATTTATGTATCGGGAGGCAACACTTTCTTTCTTTTACAGGAGTTGATGCGGAAAGAGGCCGACGTTTTGCTTACCCGTCAGATAAAAGCAGGCAAGTTATACATCGGCGAATCGGCAGGTGCTATGATTCTTTCGCCCAATATTGGGTATGCAAAAGAGATGGATAATGCCGAAGAAGCAGCACCTCAGTTGCGTAATTTCGATGCTCTGTGTCTCGTCAACTTTTACCCTTTGCCTCACTATAAGAGTTTTCCATTTGAGGAGCTCACTGATAACATCCTCAAGAATCATTCCGAAATTCCATTTAAACCTATCACCAATGTACAAGTTATCTGTGTAAATGGAGATTTGGTGACGGTTGAAGAAGCGTTGAAAGAATAG
- a CDS encoding queuosine precursor transporter, with translation MNKKNNQVSVLFMLFSILFCVCLIAANVLETKQISVGSISLTGGLIVFPVSYIINDCVCEVWGYGKARLLIWVGFVMNFFFVLLGALCDAIPGAPYWTNEAGFHAIFGLAPRIVAASFLAFICGSFVNAYIMSRMKLSSGGRNFSLRAVVSTVFGETADSVIFFPLAFWGVIPTAELPWLMFWQVILKTAYEVLVLPITIRVVRYVKRYEQEDAYDNGMNYSIWRVFSI, from the coding sequence ATGAATAAAAAAAACAATCAAGTGAGTGTGCTGTTTATGCTTTTCAGCATTCTCTTTTGCGTTTGTTTGATAGCGGCAAACGTATTGGAAACAAAGCAAATCTCGGTAGGTTCTATCTCTCTGACGGGCGGTCTGATTGTCTTCCCCGTGTCTTACATCATCAACGACTGCGTATGCGAGGTGTGGGGCTATGGCAAAGCTCGCCTGCTGATTTGGGTAGGCTTTGTGATGAACTTCTTCTTCGTGTTGCTCGGCGCACTCTGCGATGCCATTCCCGGTGCACCTTATTGGACGAACGAGGCAGGCTTTCATGCCATCTTTGGTTTGGCTCCACGCATCGTGGCAGCTTCGTTCCTGGCGTTCATCTGCGGGTCGTTCGTCAATGCCTATATCATGAGCCGCATGAAGCTCTCTTCGGGCGGACGCAACTTCTCGCTCCGGGCCGTGGTGAGCACTGTTTTCGGTGAGACGGCCGACTCGGTTATCTTCTTCCCGCTGGCTTTCTGGGGTGTCATTCCCACCGCAGAACTACCCTGGCTCATGTTCTGGCAGGTGATTTTGAAGACGGCCTACGAAGTGCTCGTCTTGCCGATCACCATCCGCGTGGTGCGATATGTGAAGAGATATGAGCAGGAAGATGCCTACGACAACGGCATGAACTACAGCATCTGGAGAGTGTTTAGCATTTAA
- the queF gene encoding preQ(1) synthase — protein MTFTREKEGLQSLGSPTQYSMDYAPEVLETFENKHPENDYWVRFNCPEFTSLCPITGQPDFAEIRIAYVPAERMVESKSLKLYLFSFRNHGDFHEDCINIILKDLVRLMNPKYIEVVGLFTPRGGISIYPYANYGMPGTKYELMAQQRFETYDIQR, from the coding sequence ATGACATTCACAAGAGAAAAAGAAGGACTTCAATCCTTGGGAAGTCCTACCCAATACAGCATGGATTATGCACCCGAGGTGCTCGAAACCTTTGAGAACAAACATCCCGAGAATGACTATTGGGTGCGGTTCAACTGTCCTGAGTTCACCTCCCTGTGCCCCATCACGGGTCAACCCGACTTTGCCGAGATCCGAATCGCTTATGTTCCGGCCGAACGAATGGTGGAAAGCAAGAGTCTGAAACTCTATCTGTTCAGCTTCCGCAACCATGGCGACTTCCACGAAGACTGTATCAACATCATCCTTAAAGACCTCGTCCGCCTGATGAATCCCAAATACATCGAGGTCGTCGGCCTGTTTACTCCCCGCGGTGGCATCAGTATCTATCCCTACGCCAACTATGGAATGCCCGGCACAAAGTATGAGTTGATGGCGCAACAACGCTTCGAGACATACGATATTCAGCGGTGA
- a CDS encoding type II toxin-antitoxin system RelE/ParE family toxin, whose product MRRKIIAFGRYYKDFMATLNDKEQRKVKYILSLLETEDRLPVKFMKYLSKGLYELRMKYDSNIYRLFFIFDDDKIVVLFNGFQKKTQKTPQTELKKAIKIMEDYYAYKRESADKY is encoded by the coding sequence ATGAGGAGAAAAATCATTGCATTTGGTCGTTATTACAAAGACTTTATGGCAACTTTGAACGATAAAGAACAAAGGAAAGTCAAGTACATCCTGTCTCTATTAGAAACAGAAGACAGGTTGCCCGTGAAGTTCATGAAATACCTATCGAAAGGATTATACGAACTGAGAATGAAATACGACAGCAATATCTATCGACTGTTCTTCATCTTCGACGACGACAAAATTGTTGTTCTGTTTAATGGCTTTCAAAAGAAGACCCAAAAAACACCACAGACCGAACTGAAAAAGGCAATTAAAATTATGGAGGATTATTATGCATACAAAAGAGAATCTGCTGACAAATATTAG
- a CDS encoding helix-turn-helix domain-containing protein, translating to MHTKENLLTNISEELDLEFGKPGSKEREKFDEEAYAFYTGQLLSEARKEAKVTQSELAKRLNSTRSYISRVENGEIIPSAARFYNIISALGMRIEIVKPILSV from the coding sequence ATGCATACAAAAGAGAATCTGCTGACAAATATTAGCGAGGAGCTGGACTTAGAGTTCGGGAAACCGGGAAGCAAGGAACGAGAAAAATTCGATGAAGAAGCCTATGCCTTCTACACCGGACAACTCTTATCGGAGGCAAGAAAAGAGGCAAAAGTAACGCAGAGCGAGCTGGCGAAACGTTTAAACTCAACAAGGTCGTATATCTCAAGAGTAGAAAATGGAGAAATTATCCCCAGTGCCGCTCGGTTTTACAACATCATCTCGGCCTTGGGTATGCGTATTGAGATTGTCAAACCGATACTTTCTGTTTAA